A single genomic interval of Solimonas sp. K1W22B-7 harbors:
- a CDS encoding MaoC family dehydratase, producing the protein MSHKLVDYRFDRIPAFLGQELGVSEWMTLEQWRINEFAHCTGDDQWIHTDPERCSRESPYGVPIAHGFLTLSLLAQLMNDLKLMPEGTSIALNAGINNVRFKSVVRVGSRMRVRVKLAAVTPNGPDRLLTISACALEIEGEKDPALLADIVVLLCR; encoded by the coding sequence ATGAGTCATAAGCTCGTCGATTACCGCTTCGATCGCATACCCGCCTTCCTGGGCCAGGAGCTGGGTGTCAGCGAGTGGATGACGCTGGAGCAGTGGCGCATCAACGAGTTCGCCCACTGCACGGGCGACGACCAGTGGATCCACACCGATCCCGAGCGCTGCTCGCGGGAGAGCCCCTACGGCGTGCCCATCGCCCACGGCTTCCTCACGCTGTCGCTGCTGGCACAGCTGATGAACGACCTCAAGCTGATGCCCGAGGGCACCAGCATCGCCCTCAATGCCGGCATCAACAACGTGCGCTTCAAGAGCGTGGTGAGGGTCGGCAGCCGCATGCGCGTCCGCGTTAAACTGGCCGCGGTGACGCCCAATGGACCGGACCGCCTGCTGACCATCTCCGCCTGTGCGCTGGAGATCGAGGGCGAAAAAGATCCGGCCTTGCTGGCGGACATCGTCGTGCTGCTGTGCCGCTGA